In a genomic window of Anoxybacter fermentans:
- a CDS encoding phage portal protein — protein sequence MTDFMTVITDTQLIIEKIKKGAMDIDTAIFNDLIEQHKSTVKTVTEMRNLFKGNHKILQKEKKGTRPNNRLVFNFPKIIILFALNYLLGNKHKYNIALNEDHPDYQKASFFLEEIKKINTENNEEALLREIYKYMLIDKRSWELVYIDSEGRIRLKYCPESEVIPVFDGSKDEKLSLAIRYWTEQVKESDVDEVRERIRIELYDEKMVYNYIQTEDNKFILDKNKPPYPHFFDEVPLIPYQNAIDESDLDDIQTLVNDYEEKRSERSNDLEYAADSYLWLNNVLLDIVNDDELTPQQKEYKIAQMINSRLFQTTDTVHYSDDDTPLILKATIQFITKELMVEPLKDHLDDLRRTIYQVSMTPSIFDQSNFSNVAEATLRLFFIPADIKADNNEPRLKAGIRKRLRLISQILFKKTGIHYDPTWIEVEFFRNRIINETELINNINSSYMSKTIDLQTAVEKHPLVDNPESVIERLKKEQEEKEQRYTQDWSLLDHGEMDEDEE from the coding sequence GTGACAGACTTTATGACAGTTATTACAGATACGCAATTAATTATTGAAAAAATCAAAAAAGGAGCAATGGATATTGATACAGCGATTTTCAATGATCTGATAGAACAACATAAATCAACAGTAAAAACAGTTACAGAAATGAGGAATTTATTTAAAGGAAATCATAAGATTCTTCAAAAAGAGAAGAAAGGGACCAGGCCGAACAATCGCCTGGTTTTTAATTTTCCCAAGATCATAATCCTCTTTGCTCTCAACTATCTTTTAGGTAATAAGCATAAATATAATATTGCTCTCAATGAAGATCATCCAGATTACCAAAAAGCCTCCTTCTTCCTTGAAGAGATTAAGAAAATCAATACGGAAAACAATGAAGAAGCATTGCTTAGAGAAATATACAAATATATGCTTATCGATAAACGTTCCTGGGAATTAGTCTATATAGATTCAGAAGGGAGAATCAGACTTAAATATTGTCCTGAATCTGAGGTTATTCCAGTTTTTGATGGTAGCAAGGATGAAAAGTTGTCATTGGCTATCAGGTATTGGACAGAACAGGTGAAAGAATCTGATGTAGACGAGGTTCGAGAACGGATCAGGATAGAGTTGTATGATGAAAAAATGGTGTATAACTATATACAAACCGAAGATAATAAGTTTATTTTGGATAAAAATAAACCGCCATATCCGCATTTTTTTGATGAAGTACCGTTGATTCCATATCAAAACGCTATTGATGAGTCGGATTTAGATGATATACAAACTCTGGTAAACGATTATGAGGAAAAGAGATCTGAGAGGTCAAATGACCTAGAGTATGCAGCAGATTCGTATTTATGGCTTAATAATGTCCTTCTGGATATAGTTAACGATGATGAGTTAACTCCACAGCAAAAAGAATATAAAATAGCTCAGATGATAAATAGTAGGTTATTTCAAACTACTGATACAGTTCATTATAGTGATGATGACACTCCATTGATATTAAAAGCAACAATTCAATTTATAACGAAAGAGTTAATGGTTGAGCCATTGAAAGATCATTTAGATGATCTAAGAAGAACTATTTACCAGGTATCAATGACTCCATCTATATTTGATCAATCGAACTTTTCCAATGTAGCCGAAGCGACACTCCGGCTTTTCTTTATACCAGCTGATATAAAAGCTGATAATAACGAACCTCGCCTGAAGGCAGGAATTAGAAAACGTCTGAGGTTGATTTCGCAGATATTATTCAAGAAAACGGGCATACATTATGACCCGACCTGGATAGAAGTAGAGTTCTTCAGGAATCGCATTATTAATGAAACAGAACTTATTAACAATATTAATTCATCGTATATGAGTAAAACCATAGATCTACAAACAGCGGTCGAAAAACATCCTCTTGTTGATAATCCTGAAAGCGTTATAGAAAGATTGAAGAAAGAACAAGAGGAAAAGGAGCAAAGATACACTCAGGATTGGAGCCTTCTAGATCATGGTGAAATGGATGAGGATGAAGAATAA
- a CDS encoding helicase-related protein has product MKDEDYFYTKVVGVTFEGRQEYLADLQEGEALEIRREPTNIYDHNAIGIWDQKGRHLGYLNRKMSAHLAPLIDKGLEYNCSVSAVTGRDKETLGLNIYLERKDYVEEQEILEGLKERQRLEKLSSEQLLDEIRRFLLGKYQYRPKQKEALDRLFARKNTLTVMGTGRGKSAIFQSFAVYQAIRNRQITVITYPLRALVNDQYEALKQKLAPIGMRVFKANGSLSEWEREKFRKALASGEVDLILTTPEFLEFHIEKFKALRERIGFFVADEAHHIGMDSNAFRPAYQKLGWVLKELGDPLVLAVTATATNEVADVIMDTLGITDVVIDPHVRKNLRIRDLRNQYKAPKKNEVLPPETCKEDYIARLIRSGEKTIVYVNSREKTIEIAQKLCEMVPELEDQIVFYNAGLTSKERATVEDLFRTGEVRVVVSTSAFGEGIDIPDIRHVVLYHMNFNFVEFNQQSGRAGRDGNKAIIHLLFGWDDRRLNEFILDISTPDREYLVTLYCFLKKVGKCNLTNEEISETLKTKNEKILTSAGRVSAALGILEELNLVEIVRDGRDRTIQLLPTEPGYKIDLNRSARYSEGILEKKAFEEFSFAVMNEKNYELLDRINRPIYPDKYIEDHAQAV; this is encoded by the coding sequence TTGAAGGACGAGGATTATTTCTATACAAAAGTGGTTGGAGTGACTTTCGAAGGTCGCCAGGAATATCTGGCAGATCTTCAAGAAGGAGAAGCCTTGGAAATTCGACGTGAACCTACCAACATATATGATCACAATGCGATTGGTATCTGGGACCAAAAGGGCAGACATTTGGGATATTTGAATCGCAAGATGTCTGCCCATCTGGCACCACTGATCGATAAAGGGCTTGAATATAATTGCAGTGTTTCAGCGGTAACTGGTCGGGACAAAGAGACGTTAGGGCTCAACATTTATCTGGAAAGAAAGGATTACGTTGAGGAGCAAGAGATCCTGGAGGGATTGAAAGAACGTCAGAGATTGGAAAAACTTTCATCTGAGCAGCTACTGGATGAGATCAGAAGATTCTTGCTTGGAAAATACCAATATCGACCGAAGCAAAAAGAAGCCCTGGACAGGCTTTTTGCAAGGAAGAATACTCTGACAGTGATGGGAACAGGAAGAGGAAAATCGGCTATTTTCCAGAGTTTTGCTGTGTATCAGGCTATCCGTAACCGGCAGATTACGGTGATCACATATCCGCTTCGAGCTCTGGTCAATGATCAATATGAGGCTTTGAAACAGAAACTTGCCCCGATTGGGATGCGGGTTTTCAAAGCCAATGGTTCTCTCTCTGAATGGGAGAGGGAGAAGTTTCGGAAAGCTCTGGCCAGTGGGGAAGTGGATCTGATCTTGACCACCCCGGAATTTCTTGAATTCCATATTGAGAAATTCAAAGCTTTAAGGGAACGAATTGGGTTTTTTGTGGCTGATGAAGCCCATCACATAGGTATGGATTCAAACGCATTTCGCCCAGCATATCAAAAGTTAGGGTGGGTGTTGAAAGAATTAGGGGATCCGCTGGTACTGGCTGTGACTGCAACTGCAACTAATGAAGTAGCGGATGTGATTATGGACACTCTTGGGATCACAGACGTGGTGATTGATCCCCACGTACGGAAAAATCTGAGGATTAGAGATTTACGCAATCAGTACAAAGCTCCGAAGAAAAATGAGGTATTACCACCTGAAACCTGCAAAGAAGATTATATTGCCAGGTTGATTCGATCTGGCGAAAAGACCATTGTCTACGTGAACAGTCGTGAAAAGACGATTGAGATAGCTCAGAAACTTTGTGAGATGGTTCCAGAACTTGAAGATCAGATTGTGTTCTATAATGCTGGTTTGACTTCAAAAGAGCGGGCTACAGTAGAAGATCTGTTCAGGACCGGTGAAGTCCGGGTGGTGGTATCGACGTCAGCATTTGGTGAGGGGATTGATATTCCTGATATCCGCCATGTGGTGTTGTACCATATGAATTTTAACTTCGTGGAATTCAATCAGCAGTCAGGACGGGCTGGGCGTGACGGAAACAAAGCCATTATCCATCTACTCTTTGGTTGGGATGACCGGAGGCTGAATGAATTCATCCTTGACATCTCCACACCAGATCGTGAATACCTGGTAACGTTATATTGCTTCCTTAAGAAAGTCGGGAAATGTAACCTTACCAATGAAGAGATATCGGAAACATTGAAAACGAAAAACGAAAAGATACTCACGTCTGCCGGAAGGGTATCAGCTGCTCTTGGAATTCTGGAAGAATTAAACCTGGTGGAGATTGTGCGGGATGGACGGGATAGAACAATTCAACTATTACCGACTGAGCCGGGGTACAAGATAGATTTGAATCGTTCAGCACGGTATTCTGAGGGAATACTGGAGAAGAAAGCATTTGAAGAATTCAGCTTTGCTGTTATGAATGAAAAAAACTATGAGCTCCTGGATCGGATTAACCGGCCGATTTACCCTGATAAATATATAGAGGATCATGCTCAGGCTGTTTAA
- a CDS encoding single-stranded DNA-binding protein, translating to MLNRVVLIGRLTRDPELRYTTNGTAVATFALAVERPFTNQNGERDVDFIDIVVWRKLAETCANHLGKGRLVAVEGRLQTRSYDDSNGIRRRAVEVVADSVRFLDWPKNNSTDNFDGQDFGGDFYEDDIDVPF from the coding sequence ATGCTTAATCGGGTAGTTTTGATTGGGCGTCTGACGAGGGACCCGGAACTTCGCTATACCACCAATGGTACAGCAGTAGCTACTTTTGCCCTTGCAGTAGAGCGTCCTTTTACTAATCAAAATGGCGAACGGGATGTAGATTTTATTGATATTGTTGTCTGGCGTAAGTTGGCAGAGACATGTGCTAATCATTTAGGAAAAGGGCGCCTGGTTGCAGTAGAAGGACGTTTGCAAACCAGATCTTATGATGACAGCAACGGTATTCGGCGTAGAGCGGTAGAGGTTGTTGCAGATAGTGTACGCTTCTTAGATTGGCCTAAGAATAATTCTACAGATAATTTTGATGGACAAGATTTTGGTGGCGATTTTTATGAGGATGATATTGATGTTCCATTCTAA
- the terL gene encoding phage terminase large subunit, with protein sequence MDLDLHYVLSGQKPPETFEEKLHYKLYRLLGKTEYNQIKDYGLEDLKDIYQEKLLYKYLLRHFTPEQLEPFYDYSIAEMRVMLAEIDIEYFAQAYFVHYIYSPIPEHHSESYRELYGIARALRGRRVARAEPRGNAKTTRYDLIFPMWCALYEVKRYIIIISASDTLAKGFLRSMKDEFEENELILQDFGNLRGKKWTENEIQLSNGCRIESKGWEGSIRGKKNKADRPDLIIVDDIEKDDSKTSETIRKKMEDFFFTALTPAGSAVTDIIVIGTILHSDSLLKKVLDNPRYDSKIFKAIISWADRQDLWDKWKSIYTDIGVEGGVEEAHRRAREFYEQNKEEMLKGTEVLWKGKDGYGDYYALMEELMELGETRFAQEKQNEPIDPSKNIFYGKLEFYTHLPPSEEFTQIVGAVDPSLGKKKTSDFSAIVWLGKHKSGYIYVLEADIQRRHPNKIIQDLFASYNRMVNTYGQKKIKWIAIEAVAFQEFFKDKVKEEGAKQGIYPPIKPLYPHSDKALRIASLEPDVVNGYIKFNQNHKELIKQFENFTLDLNYHDDGPDTVHMCMELLKKRRPKQKRLNLNKSKADLGL encoded by the coding sequence GTGGATCTCGACCTTCATTATGTATTATCCGGACAAAAACCCCCAGAGACGTTTGAGGAGAAGCTACATTATAAGCTGTATCGCCTGTTGGGGAAAACGGAGTACAATCAGATTAAAGATTACGGTCTGGAAGATCTTAAGGATATCTACCAGGAGAAGTTGCTATATAAATACCTCCTTAGGCACTTTACTCCCGAGCAATTAGAGCCATTTTATGACTATTCTATTGCCGAAATGAGAGTAATGTTGGCTGAAATAGACATTGAATATTTTGCCCAGGCATATTTTGTCCACTATATATATTCTCCGATTCCTGAGCACCATTCGGAAAGTTATCGGGAATTGTACGGAATAGCTAGGGCTTTACGTGGCCGGAGAGTTGCCAGAGCAGAACCTCGTGGTAATGCTAAAACTACTCGATATGATCTAATTTTTCCAATGTGGTGTGCACTATACGAAGTTAAAAGATACATAATTATCATTTCGGCCAGTGATACCCTCGCAAAAGGATTCCTACGATCTATGAAGGATGAATTTGAAGAAAATGAATTAATTCTACAGGATTTCGGAAACTTACGGGGTAAGAAATGGACGGAGAATGAAATTCAACTGTCTAATGGCTGCAGGATCGAGTCAAAAGGCTGGGAAGGGTCAATTCGTGGTAAGAAAAATAAGGCTGACCGGCCAGATCTCATCATTGTTGATGATATTGAAAAAGATGACTCAAAGACCAGTGAGACGATTAGAAAAAAGATGGAGGATTTCTTCTTTACAGCACTGACACCAGCTGGATCTGCAGTTACGGATATTATAGTAATTGGTACCATCCTTCATTCGGACAGTCTTTTGAAAAAAGTTTTAGATAATCCACGTTATGATAGTAAAATATTCAAGGCTATTATATCCTGGGCAGATCGTCAGGACTTATGGGATAAATGGAAATCTATTTATACTGATATTGGAGTAGAAGGTGGAGTTGAGGAAGCCCATCGGAGAGCCAGGGAATTCTACGAACAGAATAAGGAAGAAATGCTTAAAGGAACAGAGGTTCTTTGGAAGGGCAAAGACGGCTATGGTGATTATTATGCTCTGATGGAAGAGTTAATGGAACTGGGTGAAACCCGTTTTGCCCAGGAGAAGCAGAATGAACCGATTGATCCGAGCAAAAATATCTTTTACGGCAAACTGGAGTTTTACACCCATCTCCCACCATCTGAGGAGTTTACTCAAATTGTTGGAGCTGTTGACCCATCACTGGGTAAGAAGAAAACCAGTGACTTTTCGGCTATTGTATGGCTTGGAAAACATAAATCTGGCTATATATATGTTCTGGAAGCTGATATACAAAGAAGGCATCCCAACAAGATCATACAGGATTTATTTGCTTCTTATAATCGAATGGTTAACACCTATGGCCAGAAGAAGATTAAATGGATTGCTATAGAGGCTGTGGCGTTCCAGGAATTCTTCAAAGATAAAGTTAAAGAAGAAGGAGCAAAGCAAGGGATATATCCGCCCATAAAGCCTTTATATCCTCATTCTGATAAGGCTCTCAGAATTGCGTCACTGGAACCTGATGTAGTCAACGGATACATCAAGTTTAACCAGAACCATAAAGAATTGATAAAGCAGTTTGAAAACTTCACATTGGACCTTAATTATCATGATGATGGACCTGATACAGTTCATATGTGTATGGAATTACTCAAGAAGCGTAGGCCAAAACAGAAACGTTTGAATCTTAATAAGTCTAAAGCGGATCTTGGATTATAG
- a CDS encoding IS630 transposase-related protein, whose product MVLKITDIKLMHIMIDIEIQASTPNKDIIQLVKKKYPHLSECYIARHIFERKKAWVKKLLENYHRLHLLGEYNFDMEYTGGSSYMLYRDIPDGQLLKIMIEEALEEYGKMNPKLRALLVMKYIEEVPATIEEMMKIFKVCKQTIYNWLDRAIGELVMVIEKDDRIEKLRKIS is encoded by the coding sequence ATGGTTCTAAAGATTACTGATATAAAATTAATGCATATTATGATAGATATTGAAATTCAGGCGTCAACTCCAAACAAAGATATCATTCAATTAGTTAAGAAAAAATACCCACATCTTAGTGAATGCTATATTGCCCGGCATATTTTTGAAAGAAAAAAAGCCTGGGTAAAGAAATTGCTTGAAAATTATCATCGACTACATCTTTTAGGAGAATACAATTTTGATATGGAGTATACTGGGGGAAGTTCATATATGCTATATAGGGATATTCCAGATGGGCAATTATTAAAGATTATGATTGAGGAAGCGTTAGAAGAGTATGGAAAAATGAATCCGAAATTACGTGCTTTGCTAGTAATGAAATATATTGAGGAAGTACCAGCTACCATTGAGGAGATGATGAAGATATTTAAAGTTTGTAAACAGACAATTTATAATTGGTTAGATCGTGCAATTGGAGAACTAGTTATGGTAATAGAAAAAGACGATAGAATAGAAAAGTTACGCAAAATATCGTGA
- the dndC gene encoding DNA phosphorothioation system sulfurtransferase DndC, with amino-acid sequence MKFDEKVASVMAEIKRLYKADARPWVIGYSGGKDSTTVVQLVFNAINELPENERHKQIYVITSDTLVEIPIIKDYLESNLKKIQKAAEDLKLPIVVHKVKPEIDKTFWVNLIGKGYPSPRQKFRWCTDKLKIDPTNQFIRSKVEENGEVIMVLGVRLNESASRDQVLNSHRVEGKKLRTHSSLVNAYIYAPIEQFSTDDVWEYLLKYESPWGSDNTELLALYQDSAGECPLVIDRDTPSCGNSRFGCWVCTVVKEDKALKGFIENGERWLIPLLKFRNWIVEIRDDPKRRMNRSRNGRVFYLPDGRRSPGPFTLEARKEILRELLRTQKQIESLTGKQYQLILEKELIKIREIWLKDGDWEDSLPKIYREETGKLLIKDLIDQPIFTDQEMNVLSDLCKEEDVPFDLVMKLVLLETEYYGYKYRVGILDEINKILHEDWLHIQEQTSEESEPLKKQLPEMISLFDIAG; translated from the coding sequence ATGAAGTTTGATGAAAAAGTCGCCTCAGTAATGGCAGAGATAAAGCGACTGTATAAAGCTGATGCCCGCCCCTGGGTAATAGGTTATAGTGGCGGTAAAGATTCTACCACAGTGGTCCAGTTAGTGTTCAATGCAATTAATGAGTTACCAGAAAATGAACGCCATAAACAAATATATGTTATCACTTCAGATACTTTGGTTGAGATACCGATAATAAAAGACTATTTAGAAAGCAATCTGAAAAAAATACAGAAGGCAGCTGAGGATTTGAAATTGCCCATAGTTGTACATAAGGTTAAGCCAGAGATAGATAAGACATTTTGGGTCAATCTTATTGGAAAAGGATATCCTTCGCCCAGGCAAAAGTTCCGTTGGTGTACTGATAAACTTAAGATAGATCCGACAAATCAGTTCATTCGTAGTAAGGTAGAAGAGAATGGGGAAGTAATTATGGTATTAGGTGTTCGATTAAACGAAAGTGCCTCTCGTGATCAGGTTCTTAACTCACACAGAGTAGAAGGTAAAAAACTCCGGACACATTCATCTTTGGTTAACGCCTACATATATGCGCCTATTGAACAATTTTCTACTGACGATGTCTGGGAGTATCTTTTAAAATATGAGTCACCCTGGGGGAGTGATAATACTGAACTTCTGGCTTTATATCAGGATTCAGCGGGTGAGTGTCCACTTGTAATTGACCGGGATACTCCATCATGTGGGAATAGTCGCTTTGGTTGCTGGGTATGTACAGTAGTAAAAGAGGACAAGGCTCTTAAGGGGTTTATAGAGAACGGGGAACGATGGTTAATTCCCCTGCTTAAGTTTCGTAATTGGATAGTTGAGATAAGAGATGATCCTAAGAGAAGGATGAATAGGTCAAGAAATGGTAGAGTCTTTTATCTGCCAGACGGAAGACGAAGTCCAGGACCGTTTACGCTGGAGGCGCGAAAAGAGATTTTAAGAGAATTGCTTAGAACCCAAAAACAAATAGAGTCTTTAACCGGCAAGCAGTACCAACTTATTTTAGAAAAAGAATTGATAAAGATTAGAGAGATTTGGCTCAAAGACGGAGATTGGGAAGATTCGCTTCCGAAAATTTATCGAGAAGAGACCGGAAAACTTCTTATCAAAGATTTAATCGATCAACCTATATTCACGGACCAGGAGATGAACGTATTATCTGATCTGTGCAAAGAAGAAGATGTGCCCTTTGATTTGGTGATGAAACTAGTGCTACTTGAAACCGAATATTATGGCTATAAATACAGAGTTGGTATTTTAGATGAAATAAATAAGATATTACATGAAGATTGGTTACATATTCAGGAACAAACCTCAGAAGAATCAGAGCCTTTAAAGAAACAACTTCCGGAGATGATTAGCCTGTTTGACATAGCCGGTTAG
- a CDS encoding DUF5131 family protein, protein MNKSRIEWTEVTWNPVTGCTPISPGCENCYARRMATRLRGRCGYQKDEPFRVTMHPEGSGNKWLNMV, encoded by the coding sequence ATGAACAAGAGCAGAATTGAATGGACAGAGGTGACCTGGAACCCGGTCACAGGTTGCACACCAATCAGCCCAGGGTGTGAGAACTGCTATGCCAGACGAATGGCCACCAGGCTCCGGGGCCGGTGTGGGTACCAGAAAGATGAGCCATTTAGAGTAACAATGCATCCAGAAGGGAGTGGAAATAAATGGCTAAATATGGTTTGA
- a CDS encoding ASCH domain-containing protein, with amino-acid sequence MILFKPEHVQPILKGEKTQTRRIGKCRWRPGSIHQAKLNFKKGSKPFARLRILDVRQERLGDISEEDAKREGYPTVQAYQEAFRRIYGWWDPDALVWVVDFEVVGP; translated from the coding sequence ATGATTCTATTCAAACCAGAGCACGTCCAGCCAATTTTAAAGGGAGAAAAGACGCAGACTCGGCGCATTGGCAAATGCAGGTGGCGCCCTGGATCCATACACCAAGCTAAGCTCAACTTTAAGAAGGGGAGTAAGCCGTTTGCCAGGCTTCGTATCCTGGATGTTCGCCAGGAACGCCTGGGGGATATCTCGGAAGAGGACGCAAAGAGGGAAGGCTACCCAACCGTCCAGGCCTATCAAGAGGCTTTTAGACGGATATACGGCTGGTGGGATCCGGACGCGCTGGTGTGGGTGGTCGATTTTGAGGTGGTCGGGCCATGA
- a CDS encoding phage terminase small subunit-related protein, producing the protein MDVKERIKLEYIEAIKAGKSKRGLLTKLARKHGISSSTVRSWKYRENWDELAETSCSETFQKKKQNVATLDKKNVATEAENVATDSEIETEYYKYDWPALKEEFITGNYRTLKEFAEKQGINYKTLRDRAYREKWTEEKRQYINRLHAKSIEKTLELTAETLAQRRLVHLQIATELIEKIQETIPALNTYVLEGTKTTTKKIKKKNKEGLIDEITEDKVESFIDVVEGPIDPKNIKHLADALKKAQEVEFEAFGSKMVESQNIGDTTIQKVRERPKTLRVLLQNEE; encoded by the coding sequence TTGGATGTAAAAGAAAGAATAAAACTGGAGTATATAGAAGCTATAAAGGCCGGGAAATCAAAAAGGGGATTATTAACGAAATTAGCCAGAAAACATGGAATTTCAAGTAGTACGGTTCGGAGTTGGAAATATAGAGAAAACTGGGATGAATTAGCTGAAACGTCATGCTCAGAAACGTTTCAGAAAAAAAAACAAAACGTTGCAACATTAGATAAGAAAAACGTTGCAACGGAAGCAGAAAATGTTGCAACAGATTCAGAAATTGAGACGGAGTATTATAAGTATGATTGGCCGGCTTTAAAGGAAGAGTTTATAACCGGTAATTATAGAACTCTCAAGGAATTTGCTGAAAAGCAAGGAATTAACTATAAAACCCTTAGAGACAGAGCTTATAGGGAAAAGTGGACCGAAGAAAAACGACAATACATTAACAGACTCCATGCCAAATCCATAGAAAAAACATTGGAACTTACAGCTGAAACCCTGGCTCAAAGACGACTGGTACATCTGCAGATAGCCACCGAACTAATCGAAAAAATTCAGGAAACTATTCCGGCATTGAATACTTACGTTTTAGAGGGAACCAAAACGACAACAAAAAAGATCAAGAAAAAAAATAAAGAGGGCCTAATAGATGAAATAACAGAAGATAAAGTTGAGTCATTTATAGATGTTGTTGAAGGACCGATTGATCCAAAGAACATAAAACACTTAGCTGATGCCCTTAAGAAGGCACAGGAAGTTGAGTTTGAAGCCTTTGGTTCCAAAATGGTTGAAAGTCAAAATATTGGTGATACGACAATACAGAAGGTTAGAGAACGTCCGAAGACTCTTAGAGTTCTGTTACAAAATGAAGAGTAG
- a CDS encoding helix-turn-helix domain-containing protein: protein MIGEKLRKIREEKGLSIQQVTQIIGCSKNYLYRVEKGWQGVGLKYALKIEKIYGINLLDEIKFRSIGEKIKYARERLGLTEKQVAEKVGVSPDYIRALESNSKKPGVYIAEKLYKLLQMERELMEVQKQINTRMTKASMRKEKIGKELEKILNKTLKNGNITVACENDTYSIIAEVPHLGKARTSIPCRYLVLYGQETWKREARAVMYDLIREFARKQKRGA from the coding sequence ATGATTGGCGAAAAGCTTAGAAAAATCCGTGAAGAAAAAGGTTTGAGTATTCAGCAAGTTACACAAATAATTGGATGTTCAAAAAACTACTTATATCGAGTTGAAAAGGGATGGCAGGGAGTAGGTCTAAAATATGCTTTAAAAATTGAAAAAATATATGGGATAAATTTACTTGACGAAATCAAATTCAGGTCGATAGGGGAAAAGATAAAATATGCGCGAGAAAGACTGGGATTGACAGAGAAACAGGTTGCAGAAAAAGTTGGGGTTAGTCCTGATTATATACGCGCGCTTGAGAGCAATAGCAAAAAACCAGGTGTGTATATAGCTGAAAAGTTGTATAAACTACTGCAGATGGAGAGAGAACTGATGGAAGTCCAAAAACAGATTAATACTAGAATGACAAAAGCGTCAATGAGAAAAGAAAAAATTGGAAAAGAATTAGAAAAAATACTCAATAAAACATTAAAAAATGGAAACATAACAGTGGCATGTGAGAATGATACATATTCCATTATAGCTGAAGTTCCACATCTAGGAAAGGCAAGGACAAGCATTCCCTGCCGGTACTTAGTACTGTATGGACAGGAGACCTGGAAAAGAGAAGCCAGGGCGGTCATGTATGATTTGATTCGCGAGTTCGCCAGAAAACAAAAGAGGGGAGCATGA
- a CDS encoding helix-turn-helix domain-containing protein, giving the protein MAKYGLNIEKIKTHMRDRRLGESQMAREIGIDYSYFYRILRGQRGLGIKALSGLIEYCEKNNLNWKDFVVGMEGSKC; this is encoded by the coding sequence ATGGCTAAATATGGTTTGAATATAGAAAAAATAAAGACACATATGCGGGATAGGAGATTGGGAGAATCACAAATGGCTCGAGAGATAGGTATTGATTACTCATATTTCTATAGAATATTGAGAGGTCAAAGAGGTTTAGGTATTAAGGCGTTATCAGGGCTGATTGAGTACTGTGAAAAGAATAATCTAAATTGGAAAGATTTTGTAGTGGGAATGGAGGGATCTAAATGTTAA